Within Mycobacterium botniense, the genomic segment CCGTTGCTGATGCTGGCCGGCTGGCACGACGGCGGCGAACATCCCCGCGGCCCACAGGCTTACATCGCGTTGACGCTGACCGTCGAGTCGATGGTGCTGATTTCGCTGGTCTCGCTGGACGTGTTGCTGTTCTACGTGTTCTTCGAGGCCATGCTGATCCCGATGTATTTCCTTATCGGTGGCTTCGGCCAAGGACCGGGACGTTCGCGTGCAGCGGTGAAGTTCTTGCTGTACAACCTGTTCGGCGGCTTGATCATGCTGGCCGCGGTCATCGGACTATATGTGGTGACCGCGCAGCACATCGGCGGCACCTTTGACTTCCGCGAGATCGTCGCTGCGGTCTCCTCCGGGCGGCTGGGCGTGCAGCCTGCGGTCCTGAAAACCCTGTTTTTGGGTTTCATGTTCGCGTTCGCGATCAAGGCCCCGTTGTGGCCGTTTCACCGCTGGCTTCCCGATGCCGCGGTCGAGGCCCCGCCGGCAACCGCGGTGTTGATGATGGCGGTGATGGACAAGGTCGGAACCTTCGGTATGTTGCGCTATTGTCTGCAGTTGTTCCCCGGCGCCTCAACATATTTCCGGCCAGCCATCGTGGTGCTGGCGGTCATCGGCGTGGTCTACGGCGCGGTCGTGGCGATCGGCCAGACCGACATCATGCGCCTCATCGCCTACACGTCGATCTCCCACTTCGGGTTCATCATCCTGGGCATCTTCGTGATGACCAGCCAAGGCCAGAGCGGGTCGACGCTGTACATGGTCAACCACGGCCTGTCCACCGCGGCGGTGTTCCTGATCGCCGGCTTTTTGATCGCGCGGCGCGGCACCCGCGCCATCGCCGACTACGGCGGGGTGCAGACGGTGGCGCCCGTGCTGGCCGGGACATTCCTGGTCGCGGCACTGGCGACGCTGTCGCTGCCCGGTTTGGCCCCGTTCATCAGCGAATTCCTGGTGCTGATAGGCACGTTCAGCCGCTACTGGCTGGTCGCGGCGTTCGGTGTCACTGCCCTGGTGCTCTCGGCGATCTACATGCTCTGGCTTTACCAGCGGATGATGACCGGCCCCGTCCGGGACGGTAACGAAACCATCCGGGACCTGATGCCGCGCGAAGCGCTCGTCGTCGCGCCACTTATCGCGTTACTGCTGGTGCTGGGAATCTATCCCAAACCGGTGCTGGACCTCATCAACCCCGCGGTTTACCACACCATGACCACCATCGGCGAGCACGATCCCGCGCCCCGCGTGGTCGTGTCAGGCACAGGACCACAGCGATGAGCATGCCGACTCCCAGCGTCGAATACGCATCGCTGAGCCCGACACTCATTGTCTTCGGGGCCGCGGTGCTCGGCGTGCTGGCAGAAGCGT encodes:
- a CDS encoding NADH-quinone oxidoreductase subunit M, which encodes MSTVPWLSMLWLVPLAGAVMIILMPAPLQLLARWAGLAVSIAVLVVAIVVTVRFDSGGARYQFVENHSWIPAFGAGYTLGVDGIAVVLVLLTAVLVPLLMLAGWHDGGEHPRGPQAYIALTLTVESMVLISLVSLDVLLFYVFFEAMLIPMYFLIGGFGQGPGRSRAAVKFLLYNLFGGLIMLAAVIGLYVVTAQHIGGTFDFREIVAAVSSGRLGVQPAVLKTLFLGFMFAFAIKAPLWPFHRWLPDAAVEAPPATAVLMMAVMDKVGTFGMLRYCLQLFPGASTYFRPAIVVLAVIGVVYGAVVAIGQTDIMRLIAYTSISHFGFIILGIFVMTSQGQSGSTLYMVNHGLSTAAVFLIAGFLIARRGTRAIADYGGVQTVAPVLAGTFLVAALATLSLPGLAPFISEFLVLIGTFSRYWLVAAFGVTALVLSAIYMLWLYQRMMTGPVRDGNETIRDLMPREALVVAPLIALLLVLGIYPKPVLDLINPAVYHTMTTIGEHDPAPRVVVSGTGPQR